In Halichondria panicea chromosome 5, odHalPani1.1, whole genome shotgun sequence, the genomic stretch ATAGAAGTGAATGGTATGCATAGAGCCTGACACCCAAAGATTGCTCTAGTTAATTGTCACTCTTTTTCTGCCCAAAATCTTATACATTCATGCTTTCAGCAGGCAAAAGTGACGGGGATGGACATGCCACACAATGCAAAAAAGCGTTAGGGCAGGGCGTTCGGAATCTGTTTGCTCCAACCACAAACCATTGTTAAATCTTTAGTCTTCATTATAAGGACCATAATTCAGCCACGAGTGTCTCTCTGCCTATCCTACGTATGCTTTTGTAGCATTACGTACAGACATTGAAATATAATCCTCTAGTGTTGAGTTTTGCAAAAGAGAAAATACTTCTCCATGCCTGCCTAGTGGCTAGTGCTTACAGTACAGATCTATTGTAATAGATGTCTAGCTACATTATTAGGTCTACCATACCCTGAGGGTCAAATTATGCTAGTTTAGCGCCCTATTATTTAATTGTGCTAGTTCCTAAAGTCTCCAAAAATTAATTTGCCAAGCCCTACACTCTGTCTCTAGTCTCGCGGACCCAGACCCTGAATATATATCGGCTGGTCCACGAGACTACTCTGTCTCAACCCctagccccccccccatacaccaACGTCACACAACATTTATAAGATTACAGCTGGAcaccaaatataattataggttgaTTCCATCATAGATTGaccctattcaatctatgattccaTGCAGATCTttaatacacacatgcagttttcAATTGGTGTCAAAATAAAAGAAATTGTATACTCTGCCTCACATCATCACAAGGACACTGTCATTAAATAAATGACACAATGTCATAGATAAATCAATTTTAGCTATGTGTAGTTACGTATATAAGTATAAGGTATTTCATTAAACTTTCAAATGAATAATCCTTAAAAAAGGGATACAGTTCAAGACGTCTCTGCACAATTTCATCTCTTCCGGCCAGTCAACAGTAAATCTTGATCTAGACATTTTCGGAAACACTTTTGCTGCACATAATCTCTTGGGCAATCAATATTCAGAAACTTCACAACTTAAAGACAGTCTCTTTCAGGATGAGATACCAACTCATGGTTGTGAATTTCCAAAAGCCGATCTCCAGAAGTTATTGACCGAGAAATGTTAGCAACAGAATCAGCTAAAGATAAAAAAAGGTCTACATGCAGCTGATGAATGTTGTTTGACATAATTAATTGAGATCTGGGCCATGCAAGTCTGTGCTCTGTAGTCTGTATTCTGTAAAGCACCATTGTagataattatgacgtcaAATGGATTACGTACACAGTGAATGATTAGGATGGAAGCAAACTAATTCAGTCGGTTGTACGCAAGTTTGAAGTCCTTCTGTACATCCTGGACGTTCCACCACCATTTTTTTGTCTCCAATTACATCACTCTGCTCTCTGTACCGTCCTTGCCAAATTCTTCTATTGTGAGATTGTAATCTTTGATGTACTAAACACGTTGAAACTGTTGCATAGAGTTCATTGAAAAGATCAGCCTTCACATCGATAGATTTTGTAGATGTAATCGTGAGAGCCAGTTAAGCACATGTGCCACCACAACATTCGGATGAACATCCAACTATACTGTGACCACTTTTGGGGTAGCCGATGAACAGTTTCACTCCTGAGACAACTTCAgtagtggcgtaggaagcaatttcgGGGGGGCTCTATAGTGTTTTGAATGGAAAAAAGTGTGCCTATCTACGGAGTGCAGCTTGATTCTACTTAATAACCTGGAGAGATGGGGGGCTCAAGCCCCTAgctggagccccccccccccttcctaAGCCACTGTTTAGGGGGTAGGGGAGTATAGCATTCCCTGAGTAAATCTTATGTTTCTGATTGTTGTGTACGTTAGCACTACTGTTTCCAAAGTAAGAGTTTTTGCTAACCACCATGATGCCACAAATTACATATCGTTCACTGAGTAGTATTACAGCTACAATggtaataaataattatttgagacACTGAACTTTCTATGAAGTCTTGTTTATCACTGTAATAACATGGAAAAGAGACAAAGATACCAggtagcatgcatgtgtatagccTCATCATGTGTACAGTTATGGAATGTGTTTCTGATTACAGCCATAGAAATGTATACTAGAGTCCATGCAGCCACGAAATTGAATGGTGATCATAGTGCTGACCTCTTTAATACACACAGTGTTCAATTGGTGCCTAAAAAAAGCATGTAGATtctaaataataaattattgttcaaAAACTGAACAATCAAATTGTTAAactgtacttacatgtactctgCCTCACATAACAATTAAGACGCTGTCACAATAAATTACAcatatagatatagatctatacgtagctataattatgtgcagttaCGTTAAGGTATTACATTAAACTTTCAAATGAATAACCCTTAAAAAAGGGATACAGTTCAAGACGGCTCTGCACAATTTTCTTCATCTCTTCCGGCCAGTCCACAGTAAATCTTGATCTTGATATTTTCGGAAACACTTTTGCTGCACACAATTTTAGATAATCTCTTGGGCAATCAATGTTCAGAAATTGGCACAACTTGAAGACAGTATCTTCTGGATGAGATACCAACTCATGGTTGTGAATTTCCAAAAGCCGATCTCCAGAAGTTATTGACTGAGAAATGTTAGCAACAGAATCAGCTAAAGAGAAAAAAAGGTCTGCAGCTGATGAAAGTTGTTGGACGTCTTTGTATACATGACGTGACTTTCTGGAAATGGGGACCAAGTCTTTTTGAATTCTTGTGCTCTGTATTCTGTAAAGCACCATTGTAGAGATAACGTCAAATGGATTACGTACGCAGTGAATGAAACGTATTGGGATGGAAGCAAACTGATGCAGTCGGTTGTACGCAAGTTTGAAGTCCTTAGCATTATCTCTGTACATCCTGGACGTTCCACCACCATTTTTGTCTCCAATTACATCAATCCGCTCTCTGTACCGTCCTTGCCAACTGTTTTCTATCGTGAGATTGTATCCTTTATTGTTATCGCTTCTTTTTCCATCACTAAACACATTGTTAAAACTGTTTGCATAGAGTTCATTGAAGAGATCAGCCTTCACTTCTGAATTTTGTAGATCTAATCGTGAGAGCCAACGAAGAACGTTTAGCTCATGTGCCACCACGACATTCGGATGAGCATCCAGCAGACTCCCAACTATACTGTGACCACTCCTGAAGTATCCTATGAATACGACAAACTTTTTTACTCCAGAAATGACTTCAAGGGATAAGGGAGAATAATGGGCTTTTTCTACTTGATTTATTATTGAATTGCTCTTCGCTTCGAGTGTCTGAATATTGTT encodes the following:
- the LOC135335748 gene encoding uncharacterized protein LOC135335748, which produces MRTCPKISLIIILILTVALILKYYRTDPTDSSISIKENNIQTLEAKSNSIINQVEKAHYSPLSLEVISGVKKFVVFIGYFRSGHSIVGSLLDAHPNVVVAHELNVLRWLSRLDLQNSEVKADLFNELYANSFNNVFSDGKRSDNNKGYNLTIENSWQGRYRERIDVIGDKNGGGTSRMYRDNAKDFKLAYNRLHQFASIPIRFIHCVRNPFDVISTMVLYRIQSTRIQKDLVPISRKSRHVYKDVQQLSSAADLFFSLADSVANISQSITSGDRLLEIHNHELVSHPEDTVFKLCQFLNIDCPRDYLKLCAAKVFPKISRSRFTVDWPEEMKKIVQSRLELYPFFKGYSFESLM